Part of the Puntigrus tetrazona isolate hp1 chromosome 10, ASM1883169v1, whole genome shotgun sequence genome is shown below.
AGGACATTATATCAAGActgaaatgtgtaattttgtTGCTTTGAAGATGTTCAGATACTTTCTTGCATCTCTGTAATTCAAAAACGGTCTTTGGTTCCCCGAAAAACACTATTGCActctcaaaatatttttctgttcgATCCTGACCTGCTCAGTGTAGCAACATTGGCTTAACCAGTATCAGGGACTGTCTGTTCGACCAATGGAAGATGAAGTAAAAGTTtaggaaacctgtttgaaaacagttattttatgcagtttggCCTTTAAACATCAAACATGCTCTGACTGGCTGTGACTGTGTTGAATTTTCTCTTTCACTGTTCAAAATTTCATCTCGTGCCTGTTTAGAAGAAGGTGTCACAgatttatatgttaaaaataagctACAAATGTTCCTATTGCTTGCTGTTACGATCGTAAATGTCCTGAAACACTACATTCAAGCGTGAATGAATGTTTAGTAAGTATTAATATGAAACAGCTGGAATGTGTATGTCTGTTTAGCGTCATCTTGGTGGTTGACAATCTGTTAGCACCAGTTTCAAAGCATAGCATGTCTGTAGCTTCTTCATTATTTTAAGCTAAACAACAGGGTTTATATGACAGGATTGGCAACTTATTGTGTAAAATTTTGTTGTTGAATAGAGTTTTGATGCTTGTGTGATTGTTTATGTATGTCCTGATGTGAATTTCGAGGCAGTGGCCATGCACTTATATTCAGGCTGTCAATAAGCTGACTGATATTGCCTTTCCTGTgggaatataaataaaaaatgttatatataaaataaaatcttgcaTTCGTGCACATAAGTAAATGACAGATGAACCAAACATCTCTCCTTGCAGGCCAGAGGTTGCTGGAAGGGCAGGTGAGCATAAGAAGTTGCTGACTTAAATGCGAACCGTCCAGTCATGTTAAAAGCTCGGGCGAGAGCTAAGAGCTTGATTAATGGTGAGAAGAAAGTGTTTTTGCCCTCCGCCGGCCCCTCATCGATTCACCACGCCAACACCAAGAACAAACACGACAGCATCGGGCTGTATatcaagaggaaaaactctcaCATCAGGGAAACAAGACGACTAAAGCGCTTCAGCGAGAGTCTTTGATTAATGCTAAGTAGTTTTTCAGTAGGCTGAATCCAATATggcaatatattttacaatccAAACCAAactcgatagatagatagatagaaatacaATGAAACACTCACAAATGTCTGTTAATCTGGACATTTTTGGTGgactcttttcttttaaaaactcttAGCAATCAAGCAGAACTCCCAAAAAAGGACTAGTAATTGTATACCAACATAACCATACATTAATCACTTTAGCAACCTTTAAGGACCCTACCATTGTGAGAGTGAGTTTTACGTCGACATTTGATGTCAAATAATTGTACAAATTATTAGTATGACACGCCAGGCTACATTAACTTGCGTATCAGGATGTTTCATGTGCTTGATCTATCAGAACCCTTTTAAGCATCTTTCTCTTTTCAGTCTCGGTAATCTTGTTGCTTTTGGCAGGAAAGGGTCATAATTGTATTAATGCCTGGAAATAGGAGCCGTTAGGAGTCACATCTGCCGGTCTGTTTGTGCCATTGCTTCCCTGTAAAAGCTATCCGTGGCCTACACACCTGGCTTTATGAGCAGCTAATGGCCCATGAGGTGCAATTAACCGTCAACCATTATCACCTTTGACAGATGGTCCAGGAAAGTCCTGGATAAATGACTCAAGTGCTCTCATAGCGACAGTGCTGTCATTACAAGCAACGACCTCTAGACAAACATTTGAGCAAACAAATCGAATTATTTAGGCTCCATAAAGGGGTCACGTTACCGAACTGTAGGCTAAAGACTCAATTTGTTTCCCCAGACTGGAAAAGAATCTTGCGATTTTAGATAGTAGAGACTAGTTTTGGCACTTCCATGATTATTGTGTATGTGTTATATAGATCAGTTCAAAAAAATTTGGAGTTAATATTATCTACTTATTTACTTACAGAGActttaatgttttgttcattGTAACATTAATGTTCACATGCACTCACATTTTGTTATAGTTGTCCATCAACTTGTTTTATCATTAGCATAGCATGTTATATAGCTCTGTGGTCatcactaaaatgtaaattatgacaCTGTAGtccctttttaacattttgttatagTGTTGTCACATTAGCAAAAGTTTAAAAACGGTCCATTGTCTAATAAGCAGTGAGTAAAGCCACAGAGGGTGTGAATGTTGGTGCTTGATTTATTAGCAAAATAACGATTTAGCATTAAGCTACTTAAAAGTTCTTGTCAATAAATTACGCACATTTTAAACGCGAACTCTTTagttctgctgtgtgtgtgatgcttgCTACTTAATGTGCTTTGCAGTAGTTTTCGTTCTTGCTCTTACTGATATGAAATTCTCCTTTAGCCTTGTACGTTCCCTGCACACGCTCAGGGTTTTGAGAGCTGTCACTGCGTCGAGGCGCCGGTGATGACACCGTCACTCATTGTGTTTATTTCTCTAAGCTCTTGTAGCTTTAGTGTCAAGATGTCGTGACGCCTGTTTTGATgcgcgtctgtgtgtgtttatgataTGATGCGCTGACACGTTTTGATCAAGAGGGATACTCGGCCTATAAAGAGAAGAAAGCTAAGACTTGAGGATAGCAGGCGGATTCTTATTAGCAGGTTTCAAAGTACAGATAAAGCAGgcatctaataaaaaaatctatttatattaaTGGAAGAAAAGAGCACTCTGAAAGGGTCAGGCTTTGATGTgcgtggaaaaaaaatctttttttaatgagtgCCCATGTACCAAAATGAAATGACCTCAGAATGAGAGGGCGTTCATATATTATGACATTTACTTGGATCTTTTCCATTGTCTCATAAACACTCACATACATTGGCGGCTGTAACTTGATCTTTCCGTTTGCTCTTTTCCTCATCATTATTTATGCAATAAAGACTAAATATAAAGTCTTTGTGTCGTAACTTTATAGTATAATAACCATATCGTCTGTCTGTTTACACCAGTTGCTCCCCCTGTGTTCCTGTTCCCCGCAAAACACCCAAGAGCAGATTAAGAAACGTTCTGCTCGCTTTCTAGGATCACTTGATTAGATGTTTATTGGTTTGGTCTCAGTTAGGCAACAGGCCACTTCTGGGAAATAATTCTGGGAAGCTCagaaattgttttttgtttaggaAAAGTGTGCGGTTACAATCATCTCTTGTCAACGAGGTAATGCATTGGATGCAAAGGATTAAGGTGAAGAGGATAAATGAACTGTGTCTGTGCATGCATCAactaaacaaagaaaaaaataaatgtgacatttgGTGCATACAGGCTACTAAATCATAGTCGTGAGATATGATTGAAAATAaggagaaacatttttaaattgtgagatattataaataattgacTTTTTATGTCATTGTTATAATTTAGCAATTATGCAATAAATTGGAATTCTTCTTATCCTACATACAGCATAATTACAGTTGTTATTGTGAACGAGCAACAGGTTTTTTATACAGAAGAACAGACAAACTCAATATCTGTATAACAGCTAAAAACGCTTTCATTAGCCTAGCAACTTTTCTTTTAGCTAGGCAAAACGCGCAGTTAATAAGCGATGATTTCCTAACgcaacatgtaaaaatatgcaaacaaatatgtaaatactgtTACGGACCATTGTTAGGAGAAATTTGGGACCGCAAggaaacaaatgcatttccaaAAAGTCTGGTAAATTGTAAGAAAGCAATGCGTTTGAAAGCAGCGCCCCCTTTCGAGCACagaaaacattacagttttacatttagatttagattcTGCTGTATCTTTTTATGGATGCTATTAGCAACATGGTTGAATTTCATACCGTAAGTAATGCAAGATGAAACTATTTAGCATACCATGAAGTTTTATTTCTACATTGAAGCACATCAACTATACAACATCACCAACATTAACAAAGTATGCCCTTCTTagtcatatataatatttcctGTGACCAGCATAGGAAACATATCTGAAACATATACTGAAATATGTAGTTTTCGCTCTCTCTTTCAAAGACTATTTCAATTCGTTGTCATTTCAgttaacaataaacaataatacactatataaattacatttggtaggaaaaataaatataaattactttcAGCGTACACTAATAAATACTTCTGTCCTGCCACTATAAGTCGATTAAGATGACAGGTATCCTTTTTCAAAATTTCGTGATATATATCCTGCACATCACAAATAATTTTCTCATGCATTAGGCCATAAACCAAAAATGCAGagtctaaaatatttttctgctaTAAATGACATTggcatgcatatttaatgtaatgcaattaaaGAATCAAGTAGTTGTTTGTGAACTAAGCAAAGATTTCCATTGTGTCCTGttataaaactacattttaacgCACTAACTACTTATTACCATCTTCCTCTTATACATGCATTCTGCAAATGGAGAGTTGTGAAGAAGTGACCCTTAAGAGCTCCCTTCAACGGAGCGTTTCCTGGCGAAGAGGTGAGTGGGGTCCCTGTTGCGCAGGCTGGGCTGGATCTTGAACATGGGAGGCCAGCGGAAGCCGGTGTGGCCCTCCATCCCAGAAGACCCGGCGGCAGCAGGTTCGGGAGGGCAGGGCTTGTTTTGAAGCAGCTGGAAGAGCGTGGTCATATCAGGTCCCAGTCTGGCCACCAGCCCGGCTCGCACCACCTCCACGGTGTCTTCATCGCACTCCATCAAGCTCTGCAGAAGTGTGCTGTAGTACCTGCAACACCGCATGCATTAGAATGCGCAGTTCAGTATTGTATGCAGGAAATCCACAATGTAACAtttagcatatatatttttgaaaaacgcAAATTGTGgaagaatcttttttttattgcatgttgGTTAACCTCCAGAAACGCAGTAAACATTATAAAGCgccataaaattaaaattttgttctGTTCCTCAAACAAATGTATTACATGGCGCCAGATTTAAAAAAGCGACTAAACGGGCGCGACCGTTTGTAACAACAATTGTGCGAGACTTCCGGTGTTTCTTGCTTCCAGTTATTATTTTAGTCGTACAAAAACAGCCCTTTATGCTTCTTGCTACTGCAAACTGTTACCTCATACAAAACatgcaatcattttaatgtattattttaatatgcacttgatattattttaatatcaacaGCTTACATCCTccttgcattgcatttattacCTTACAGTATATACAGCATTAggattgttataaattgtaacaccatataatatttgttttcatattttgtgtgcGTGTCGTTGGTTTGCAAATATCCTATTATGAAAGTAAACAATACAGGCTACCTTTACAAATGTATAGCCTTATTTATCGCTTGAACTggcgttatttatttatggaaataaatgcagcgAATCTTCATTTGCgttactgtcactttaagattAGGGACCGATCAAGCGTTAGCTACCTGTTTGGGAAGTGGCTGGGCACCTGGACCACGTCTCCGATGGCCTCAGGGTTGGATCTGGCCACCTCGCAGATGTCAAGCTTCTTGTAGCATTCCTCCTGCACTTCGGCGATCATCTTCTGGAAGGTGGAACAGCGTTTGATGGTCTGGAAGACCTTAGAGGTGACACCGTTGGCGATGCACTTGATGCTCTCTTTCACAAACGTCTTGCCCTGGAGGGGACGGGGGATAAATAAACGTGACTTGAGTGGCAAAACAAACGGAAAATAAAGGGTTCGGGTGAATGAGAGCTCGTACCTCTGTGTTGAAAATCGCAGCAGTGTGGAGGAAGGCGTTGCAGATCTCGTGCATGCCGTCAGTGTCGCAGGTCGAGTTCTCCAGACAGGCGAAAGCTGCGCAGCCCACCTGCAGAGCCCCGTTCAGACAGCGGGCAACATCAGCTGGAGCGAGAAGACAAATGCGTTTATGGAAGGTGCTTTTATCCAGAGAGCTGTAAAAGTTGATGCCTTTCGTAAATAGGCAGTAACGCATTTGCTTAGAGCTTGCTCTGGAAGCCCTGGACCTACAACTTTCAGCCTGTGACCGCCAAACACTTCTGAACATTTGCCCATGCAGGCTCcttaaaacaaaagcagactTTAATAAAGGAGACGGTACTTACTAGGGCTGTTGGCTGAGAAGCGTGCCCGTCTTGGTTGTGCAGGTTCTTGATCCGTTCCAAGCACAGATGCAACCAAAACGAGTAAAACGAATCCGCTTTTCAGGAGCATGTCTGCACTTTGAATCAAACCAAGGACTTGAAACAGGAGGCTGTTTGCTGATTCTGTGggtttgtgtttcaggtttATGACAGCCTCAGCTTTATACAGATCTTCAGCTGAGCTTGACGGCTCATAAATCCCCACCATCACCAATCAGAATGCAGGATCTGAAAACTCAAACTTTCCGTCTCTTCGTGAATATTCATGGGCGGATATTAATGCGAACCCCCCCCCCCTGATAAGATTTTATCTCCAGTTAGATGTTTAAATTCTTGTTATATTTTGAATGCTGTCAGTCATCCGTTATAAAAAGATACCCGTTCCTATTAAgttgcactcttaaaaataaaggttccaaaaggACATTTCTGCAGattttgcaggttttttttattagtttaaagatctgaagaaccttcttccATAAAGAACCATTTATGCATCTGAAAGTTTCCATCGacgttaaaggttcttcatggaaccgtTTGTTTCTTTAACTATTAAAAGTGTAGCAAATCTAAACTTCTAAACAATCTCAGATTTCTTAGGTTTCTGAAAGATGTTTGGTTTACATTCTCATCTGGAGGATCCTGATTTGCGCTGTTCAGTAACGATACAGAAGATAAACGATATTCCCCTCAGGCAGGTCATTCTCAATGGCTTCTTTGTTGAAAACAGCTACATTGTGTTTGGTTTGGATTTCATGTGACTGTGATTCATGTATGCACATCTCTAATATTCGATACTTTTGGCTGCGGTTCTCAAAGAGGGTTCAGAGAGTAATTTTGACACCTAGCACAGGTAACTGTGCTAAAGGTACAGTACaagctgtttttgaaaatgctgaaGCGTTTAATGAAAACAGACACGTGCAGCTTGTCCGAACTAGTTGACCTCGCATCCGTTCCCACCGTTTTGCAGTGCTCGGTTTGACAGAGAAGAGTTTCAGCGTCTGATCAGGGGATGTCACAAAGGCTTCAGTTTAGAGGAAGTGATGTGTTTTCCGTGATGAATCTCATTAGCCTTAAGAAATTTCCTCCCCTAAAGGGTTAATTACACTGATAATGATCAAAGCCCTCACTGGTTTTGTAGAAGGGGGCTGGAGACATagctattttggttttattaccTTTGTTCGCACAGATGACTGTTGAAGTAGGGCAGGAAAGTCACACCCACATCTTTACTGAATAACGTGAATGagtaagaacacacacacacacacacacacacacacacacacacacacacactgtagacCTGGAATTTTCCAAAAACCCATTGACTCTCAGACTACAAGGAATTGGTAATCAATCATTTCTCCTTCATGAAGTTATATTTACATGACTTTAAGTGAGCTTACCTGAGACATTTAGGGAAAAGCTAAAATGAGGATGGAATTGTTGCACAACATCAATAAACTCAACAACTCAGTGAGTTTCCAAAAATGAGGAGAATATAATGTCCaggtttttaattgaaattatttgatatatatatatatatatatatatatatatatatatatatatatatatatatatatatatatatatatatttttttccaattaaaaacCTGGacattataaagtgttacaattttgaaatgtaaaatggaAACGAGCAtcaatttgtaaatgtataataaatgtctaatataaaaatacatttatgtaataacCTAAGAAagacataaatttttttttacatatgaatATTTAGCTCTATTATGCCAGTAATCAAATATAAGCAATGCAGTGACATTGAATGTGATCTTTTCTACAATGAAGCAATAAAAGCTTAGATACGATGGATTATTAAGGCTTTACAGGCCTGATGCATAATAAAAAGAGTAGAAATTATGAATTCAACTCAGTTCTTCACTCTGATTAAAATgctgatattattttataacgACATGATAAAAGTACAAAGCAGTGTTGCATTTTCAGACTTTATCAGCAAGCGCATCATGACACGCAGACTTCTCTTCAGTCTGTTGTTATCTAGGTAGGCTACAATACTTTGAAGTGAGTGTGAGTGTCGGATGTAAAGGGCTAACGGAGGTGGCATCAGGTTGGTAGTTAGCCCACGAAGCCCGAGGTAGTTAAACGTGTCAAATGCATTCGTGTCTCGACGACTTTTTCTTCTCAGCCACTCATTCTCAACGGCGTTTGTGTGGTGCGTCAGATGGCGCTGCCTACATGCGGAAGAGAAACCAAAGAACACCGGGAATGTCACGAATCAGAAACCTCCAGTCGTCGCGCTTTTCTGCTCGTTCAGTCGGTGTATTTTACCCAAAGAAGCTCAAGAACAAGGGCTGGCTGGTAACATGGGTTAGCTAAGGTCTGGTTGAGGTAAACTGCGGTAAAATAATTGTGTATCTTCCGCGTCTCCGCCGGTAAAATGAAGTTTATGCCCGGTTCGCTTCAGGTGCACGCCGCATCCAACGGGTATATGAtcaccatcatcttcatctttaaGATCACAAACGACCGCCAACCCGATGCATCCCTTCAGTTCACTTCGGTAAGGGTTCACGCATTCATTAATGCATGTGCTTGTGTAGGATACATTAATTGCCCTCTTGAGCAGGACATTACGGACGTGAGGAGTATTACATAAGTTGAGGGTGAAGGCTGTGTCTCATAAACCTAGcgagctgcctacctagacagcatttatcggcgtatttttttttcagaccatACTGCGCGCGATTAGAATGGcaagcttgtttttatttacaacgTTGCGCTTgaatactcgattctgattggtcagtaaCAGCTCATTGGGCATATCGTTTATTTTTGGctaagtgtatttatttactgtgctgcttttttttttcttaacatttgagaaattatttttacagaGGGAGTCACCAGTTAGA
Proteins encoded:
- the stc1l gene encoding stanniocalcin 1, like; the encoded protein is MVGIYEPSSSAEDLYKAEAVINLKHKPTESANSLLFQVLGLIQSADMLLKSGFVLLVLVASVLGTDQEPAQPRRARFSANSPTDVARCLNGALQVGCAAFACLENSTCDTDGMHEICNAFLHTAAIFNTEGKTFVKESIKCIANGVTSKVFQTIKRCSTFQKMIAEVQEECYKKLDICEVARSNPEAIGDVVQVPSHFPNRYYSTLLQSLMECDEDTVEVVRAGLVARLGPDMTTLFQLLQNKPCPPEPAAAGSSGMEGHTGFRWPPMFKIQPSLRNRDPTHLFARKRSVEGSS